Within Nematostella vectensis chromosome 1, jaNemVect1.1, whole genome shotgun sequence, the genomic segment GAAGCATCATGAGTACATATAGTAACCTGAAGGTcgaaaaatatcaaacaaatgtTTAACCAAAAGAAAGGTGTCACAATTCTAAAGTCTGGTGCGTTGTACCAGGAAAAACTAAAGCGTACGCTTGGCGATACTGTGTAGTCATTCAAACCGCATTGGCCAATCAATACTTGCTTATTTGTGCAGATAAAAAGCTTCTGTATCAATAGTGAAAACATACCTTTAGAAGTACGGAGCTCATAAAATACACACGTTGCGCGTAAAAAGTGGGTTTGAGAACGCAAAACTTGTTAAAGGGTTCGAGAAAGCACATCTTACTAAAAGGTTTGTGAGGGCATAACTTACTCGTTGCTGGGGTCGCTGGATTTGGCATAAGCCTGTGAGCGCATGATTCTCTCCATATTGCCGGACCATCCATACGAGCTGGCGACCAAGGCACAAGGGGAATCGTGGAGTCTCTCAGAGATAGTGGCCTTCTCAATCTGATCTTTGAGAGCATCCTCCTTGAGCCATTTCAGCAGGGGCTCATAGGTCTTCTCGAGTTCCTCaaacttcttcttcttcttgtcGCTGTCTTCACCAATCTTGAGGCCCTCCTTTGCGACGTTCTGGAATTTCTTGCCCTCGAACTCAGGCAGACTCTGCATGCAGTACTCGTCCACGGGTTCGATGAGGTATAAGACCTCATAGCCCTCTTTCAGGAGCTTCTCGACGAAGGGGGAGCTCTCAACCTGAAAGGCGAAATGAAAGTATGAAACATTTATAATGCAGCCATATTCCAAAATATTCTGAGAATTCCCTATAGTTCATATGAGTGCGAATCGGACTAATGAAACTGGGATACAGCAACCATCGTTTGGTAAATGCTTAAGCAATTGGAATACAACAGTCATTATTATAAATTGTATTTCACAGTGTTTCAAGAGATTCTTGTTACTAAATGCACAGCTGTgtggcagaaaaaaaaaaacataagtcAGATCCATGTCTGAGTTTTGATGACCCTGAAGCCATTTTATCCATACCTCTTTGCGGTTGTGTCCTGCCATAAAGTAGATCACATCCTGCTTCTCCTTCATCCTCTCAATGTACTCGGCAAGGCTGGTCATATCTTTCTCAGAGTTGGAGGAGTAGAATCGGAGGAGCTTAGCCAGACGGGTGCGGTTTGAGTGGTCTTCAATCACTCCAAGCTTAATGCTGGAAGAAGTCAGGCAAGTCATAAATAGTTAAAGACAGTGTTTATGGAAGACTAAAGATTTATTACTTATACTAGCCAGTTATTTAGATGCGTAAAAATTGTTGCTTAACTTTTAGCTAAAATTataatgatattaaaaaagctCATGAAAGTAAGCTGTTTAATGCTGTCACGGTTGCTTAATTTCTCTATTTCCATAAGCCCTTACTTGGTGCTGTACTCCTTCCAGAAGGTAGCCATGTAGTCCTCCTTAGGGATCTTCTTGATCATGTCCAGCGCCTTACGGACAAGCTTCTTCTTGATCACCTTCAGTAGCTTGTGCTGCTGAAGTTGCTCACGGGACACATTCAGAGGTAAGTCGTCTGAGTCGACTACACCCCTGATGAAGCTAAGGTACTTGGGCATCATCTCCTCAAAGTTGTCTGTGATGAAAACACGGCGGACAAACAGCTTGATCGCATCCATCTTCTTTCCATAGTCAGAGAAGAGATTTGATGGGGCGGCCTTGGGGACAAAGAGAATGGAGCGGAAGGTAACCTCTCCTTCAGCAACAAAGTGGATCTTGGCCAGAGGGTCCTCAGACTCCTGCAAAAATGCAAATTCAAAATCAATGGCAGTTAAAAATGTCATTTATAAATTATATTAGTGTGAGGATGCATAACAAGGCATTAAAAAGTATTTAGCTTTCCAGGCATATGTGTACATACCTTGGTGAAGGATTTGTAGAACTCGTTGTACTCATCATCTTTGATCTCCTTGGGTTTCCTGGTCCAGATCGGCTTGTTGGTGTTGAGCTGTTCCCAGTCCCACACAGTCTTCTCAACCTGTAGGTACACAGACATAAGATCAATGGGTGAATGTGTTAAGTATGTATTATTCTACACATTGATTCTATATGCATGTCCAAGAGAGGGGGATTAGCAGCACATACTGTTTTTTGGTCAGGTCATTCAATTCTAAATGGGGAGTGGGATATCTAATATTTCAAAGGGGCCACAACATTGGATACTAAATCCAAGCACCATAACAACAGACAAAATTTCACATACCTTCTTGGTTTTAGGCTTTTTTTCCTTATCATCCTTGTCCTCTTCAACCTCGACATCATCATCTTTCTTGTCTTCATCCTTCTTCTCCTCGTCCTTCTTGTCTTCAGCAGCCTCTTCCTTCTTCTCCTCAGGTGCATCATCGATGGGCTCCTCAACCTCTGTGGTCTTGCTGGTCCACAGGAAGATAGGGAAGTTGATGAACTGACTGTACTTCTTGACCAGATCCTTGATGGTCTCTGGCTCCAGGTAGTCGCGGGCCTCTTCCTTCAAGTGCAGGCTTCaaagaacatttgaaaatcgtTACTTGCTTAACCAAAACTACCTGTTCTATAAACATGTTTGTATGAACATACGAACATGAAAAACTGAGAATGTATTACCCCTCTCCTGGGTTAGGTGAAAACAGTGGTGAATACAGGAAACGTACAAAAACATCTTTGATATAGAGAA encodes:
- the LOC5517472 gene encoding endoplasmin — encoded protein: MGRRTYFLGLLALLFITSCLAEETKEEPESAPKVDDDAGKSRDASRTDDEAVQREEEAIKLDGLNVAQMKELRDKAEKHEFQAEVNRMMKLIINSLYRNKEIFLRELISNSSDALDKIRLMSLTDKTAFDSGDELSIKIKADKENNILHVTDTGIGMTKEELIKNLGTIAKSGTSEFFQKIQEAASSDSASDLIGQFGVGFYSSFLVADRVIVTSKNNDDKQYIWESDASSFSISEDPRGPTLKRGTTISLHLKEEARDYLEPETIKDLVKKYSQFINFPIFLWTSKTTEVEEPIDDAPEEKKEEAAEDKKDEEKKDEDKKDDDVEVEEDKDDKEKKPKTKKVEKTVWDWEQLNTNKPIWTRKPKEIKDDEYNEFYKSFTKESEDPLAKIHFVAEGEVTFRSILFVPKAAPSNLFSDYGKKMDAIKLFVRRVFITDNFEEMMPKYLSFIRGVVDSDDLPLNVSREQLQQHKLLKVIKKKLVRKALDMIKKIPKEDYMATFWKEYSTNIKLGVIEDHSNRTRLAKLLRFYSSNSEKDMTSLAEYIERMKEKQDVIYFMAGHNRKEVESSPFVEKLLKEGYEVLYLIEPVDEYCMQSLPEFEGKKFQNVAKEGLKIGEDSDKKKKKFEELEKTYEPLLKWLKEDALKDQIEKATISERLHDSPCALVASSYGWSGNMERIMRSQAYAKSSDPSNEYYATQKKTLEVNPRHPLVKQLLKRVEENKDDQTAKDLSRILFETATLRSGYLVKDSADFAGRIERMLRLSMGVDLEEKVEPEEEDEEAEKEEKEEEVDAEGEKEDKKGEDKPAMEKAEDVDTKTDSKPDPKSEGKEDEVEEEKKEAPAEPKKEL